A single genomic interval of bacterium harbors:
- a CDS encoding dihydrodipicolinate synthase family protein, with protein sequence MPRYKKSDARSYCKQNMKGIWAAIPYPFDGNDNIDEKAFRKDLRYYIDELNIQGFFVGGMIGEFWCLTKEERLRGQEIACDEAGEVPIIAHTGHTSVKEAIELTNAAAKAGATYAILANPYLGAQGHPERVRAFFKEFCDNVELGVSLFNTGATGYSLTPELVRALVNDNENLCCIKNAQPKYHCDEMREAVGDDIVVSDPMETQWFFSRAYHKQQTFMSGPDPFLLQRKGNLPMERYTNLIDAGNLEEAWTAREAMNGARRVAEKWLWGPWSRGAFPIPALKSWMDLMGMAGGPSRAPMIPLTAGEKKELAQDLSAVGLID encoded by the coding sequence ATGCCCCGCTACAAGAAGTCGGATGCACGTTCGTACTGCAAACAGAACATGAAGGGCATCTGGGCGGCGATACCCTATCCTTTCGATGGGAACGACAACATTGACGAAAAAGCCTTCCGGAAGGACCTGCGCTACTACATTGACGAGCTGAACATCCAGGGGTTTTTCGTCGGCGGGATGATCGGCGAGTTCTGGTGCCTGACGAAAGAAGAGCGCCTCCGGGGCCAGGAGATCGCCTGCGATGAGGCGGGCGAGGTCCCCATCATCGCCCACACCGGCCACACTTCAGTCAAGGAAGCCATCGAGCTGACCAACGCCGCCGCCAAGGCCGGTGCCACCTACGCCATCCTGGCGAACCCCTACCTCGGGGCGCAGGGCCACCCCGAGCGGGTGCGCGCCTTCTTCAAGGAGTTTTGCGACAACGTCGAGCTCGGCGTCTCGCTCTTCAACACGGGCGCGACGGGCTACTCCCTCACTCCCGAACTGGTCCGGGCGCTCGTGAATGATAACGAGAACCTCTGCTGCATCAAGAACGCCCAGCCGAAATACCACTGCGACGAAATGCGCGAGGCGGTGGGCGATGACATCGTCGTGAGCGACCCGATGGAGACCCAGTGGTTCTTCAGCCGGGCCTACCACAAGCAGCAGACCTTCATGAGCGGCCCCGACCCCTTCCTGCTTCAGCGGAAGGGCAACCTCCCCATGGAGCGCTACACGAACCTGATCGACGCGGGAAATCTCGAGGAGGCCTGGACGGCGCGCGAGGCGATGAACGGCGCCCGCCGCGTGGCCGAGAAGTGGCTATGGGGCCCCTGGTCGCGCGGCGCCTTCCCGATCCCGGCGCTGAAGAGCTGGATGGACCTGATGGGAATGGCGGGCGGCCCCTCGCGGGCGCCCATGATTCCCCTCACGGCCGGCGAGAAAAAAGAACTCGCCCAGGACCTCAGCGCCGTGGGCCTGATCGACTAG